The region TACATGCAATAACCTTAACATTACCAAGCGCCTTCGAATCACTGATAATGTTTAAGTAGGCTGCATTAGCCTTAACGTAGAGTTCATGTTCGCTTAGATTAGTAACTATTGGTTTCTTCCTAAATGCTAATATTGCATTACCTGTAATGAATAATGTAGTGTCATTACCCAGTACAGCGTATGATGCGGTTAAGGCTGCGGCTACATATAGTGTGGCTGGGTCATTCCTAGTTAACACTATGTACACACTCATCAGTGAACCATTAACCCTAACCTAATTATACGTAGTTAACACTGCTTAATATGCATTACTGCAAACTAAAGGAGTTCAAGACACCTTAATGATTAGGAAGGATTCGCCAAATTATAAGTGATTCACCTTAGCCGCTTTATTAAATGTAGGGGCATCAATAGTGCGGTATACTACCTAGTACATCCTTAACTGCTTCCTCAACTTTCTCTCTGGCTTTCTTTCTTAAGTCCTCATAGTAATTATTCCCCTTTGAGTCTATTATTACTGATAATGGGCCGAAGTTCTCTACTTCAAGTATCCACATAGCCTCAGCGGCCCCTAAGTCAAGCCAGTGAACCCCAATAACCCTCTTAATTGCCTTAGCAGCTAAGACACCGGCTCCACCAGTGAATATTAAGTATGATGCTTTAAACCTCCTCATTGCTTCAGTCGTCTTAGGCCCCATTCCGCCCTTCCCTATTATTAGCTTAACCCCAAGTTTCTCAATAACCTCAGGCTCAAACTCCTCCATTCTAGCACTTGTAGTTGGCCCCATGCTTATTATCCTCCATGACTCACCCTCCTTAATTGCTACTGGACCAGCATGGTAAATAACACCACCCCTTAAGTCAACAGGCAACGGTTCACCTTTCCTTATGTGTTCAATGATCCTAACATGGGCGGCATCCCTAGCGCTTACTAACACGCCGCTTACGTAAACCGTGTCGCCAATATTAAGCTTCTCAACATCACTATCACTCACCGGGGTCTTTAAATAATACGTAGGCATACTTACCCAGTATTAGGGTTGTAAATAAGCTTTATGCTAAGGTTGATATTGAATAGACCAAGGAATAACCCCAGCGGGTAGCGATTATTTTTAGCTGCCCCATTAAAATAAGTGAACTCCATAGGTATTTCAGAAATTGATTAATTACCTAGCTTAGTTTATGTGATGCTGAAGCTACCTATTAACCAATTCAACTTGGAGGTACTTTAATTATTTTATTAATCAAAAATAATAACTAATGAACATTTGAATAAAGTTTAAAAGTAAGATGTATCAATGGTTTAAGTAGATTTACTATGAAAATAGAAAAATCACCTATGAAGTACGTACTAATATTAGCAGCAACGGCCACATTAATACTCATCGGCTTAACTCCTAAATTAATGAATCACACAATCCTAAATGCCCAGCAGTACAATATTACACCCTACAATACAATATACATGTATATTATTGAGAGCCCACCGGTAACGAGTTTTTCAGCCTATAACCCTAATATATTTCATGGTGGCATAGCGACATATGGTATGTACTATGATTTTCTTGCATCATTAAACATAACCTCAAACACCATGGTTCCTGACTTAGCTGATTGGTGGAACATCACAGTCCTACCTAATGGTACCCTTGAGGTTCTTCTTAACCTTAGGCACACAGGCTGGAGTGATGGTACTCCAGTGACTTGTAATGATGTGTATGCCACTAACCTATTCTTAGGGTTGGTTGATGACATGGCTGGTAATGTAAC is a window of Caldivirga sp. DNA encoding:
- a CDS encoding FumA C-terminus/TtdB family hydratase beta subunit, which produces MPTYYLKTPVSDSDVEKLNIGDTVYVSGVLVSARDAAHVRIIEHIRKGEPLPVDLRGGVIYHAGPVAIKEGESWRIISMGPTTSARMEEFEPEVIEKLGVKLIIGKGGMGPKTTEAMRRFKASYLIFTGGAGVLAAKAIKRVIGVHWLDLGAAEAMWILEVENFGPLSVIIDSKGNNYYEDLRKKAREKVEEAVKDVLGSIPHY
- a CDS encoding DsrE family protein, translated to MSVYIVLTRNDPATLYVAAALTASYAVLGNDTTLFITGNAILAFRKKPIVTNLSEHELYVKANAAYLNIISDSKALGNVKVIACTGVMGVYGVDRDDLHEIVDEVLDFPTLISRIKDSDKILVI